A window of Garra rufa chromosome 6, GarRuf1.0, whole genome shotgun sequence genomic DNA:
CTTTTACTCAATTTTGGCTGTTTCCTTGCAGTTGAGGTGTCCCTCAAGGGCCGCACCGTTGTTGTGAAGGGACCCCGTGGAGTTCTCCGTCGGGAGTTCAACCACATTAACCTGGAGCTCAGTCTTTTGGGCAAGAAACAGAAGAAGGTTTGCACTTTTGATACATGGGAATTGCATTATAAACAGCACACAATTTTCTCACAGTATCAGTTTATAACTGGATTAACGGCTTAATTGGAGTGAAAATCCTTAATGTGAACACTTTTTTTGGACTAGATAAAAATGATATCGATTTGATTAGAAAGAGGTGGTGACAGACCTAAAATCTGatcaataggaaaaaaaaaataagtgtgtaaATGCTTGGAATCTGGCTTATTTATGATTCAAAAGTCCGTTGTGCAGTTCTGTGATACTTATGTTTGTTTAGCATCTTACAAATGTGtctgacaattctgtcattaattactcaccccatgttcttccaaacctgtaggaccttcattcatcttcagaacacaaatgaaatcgGAGAGCTTTCTTACCCTCCACAGACATCAATGTCACTGAAATGTTAGAGTTGACAAGAAGAgacccatgtgacatcagtggttcaaccgtaattttacaaagcttcgcatatatatatatatatatatatatatatatttatttattttttgcgcaaagaaaacaaaagtaatgtcTTTATccaacaattcttctccttctgggaacatttcagctatgttgctgtctatgcagggtcagaaagctcttggatttcatttgtgttctgaagatgaatgaaggtcctacaggtttggaagaACATGGGGAGAGTAACTAATGAAAGAATTTGAcacttgggtgaactatccctttaagaagtgTAGAATTTCAGCAAACAATCTTTTTGTTTTCCAGCTGCGTGTGGACAAGTGGTGGGGTAACAGGAAGGAGTTGGCCACAGTCCGCACCATCTGCAGTCATGTCCAGAACATGATCAAGGGGGTCACCCTGGTAAGTAAACTCAATTTTGGTGCAACAGAAGATCCTTATGCTAACTGTGTAAATCAGCTCTTTAATCTCTTTGCAAAATGTAAAGATTTGAACTGTCATGTGATGCATGTTAATTTTCTCCCACAGGGCTTCAGATACAGGATGCGATCTGTATATGCCCACTTCCCCATTAACGTGGTGATCCAGGAGAATGGCTCTCTGGTTGAGATCAGAAACTTTTTGGGTGAGAAATACATCCGCCGTGTCCGCATGAGGCAAGGTATGTATATCAAGTTTTTTTGGTCTGTGTTGATTGTCACCATAAAGCCCCTACTTTTACTTTATACATTCCTTTCTACACTGATGCACTTAATTTTTTGTGTAGGTGTGTCATGCGCAGTGTCTGCTGCTCAAAAAGACGAGCTGGTTCTGGAAGGTAACGACATTGAGCTGGTGTCAAACTCAGGTAAGCGTTTGCAAGACAGTGACATCCTTTgactagagagagagagatgcaacTCAAGACCTCATAGACAtactagagctgcacgattctgaataaaatgagaatcacgattttttttgctcagaataaagatcacgattctggagaactttttttattttaaagatttacccctgaacattaggttatcaaacagcagtgaaataagacaaaataaactttgctttaaatttaaagaaatgtaatgaaaaataacgtaatgtaaaaaaaaaaaatcaccattaaacattaaaaagtaaacatacaaaggtattatgtcagagtaaagcgattttaaaaattcttagctagaaacactagcctatcaacattttatggctgtcAATGTgcactctgtgggatgcccaagtttactttACCATTTTACAagtaaatcctaatctaatcatgacaaactatatatcgttggaaaggtctaaggc
This region includes:
- the rpl9 gene encoding large ribosomal subunit protein uL6 isoform X1, yielding MKTILSNQTVDIPGNVEVSLKGRTVVVKGPRGVLRREFNHINLELSLLGKKQKKLRVDKWWGNRKELATVRTICSHVQNMIKGVTLGFRYRMRSVYAHFPINVVIQENGSLVEIRNFLGEKYIRRVRMRQGVSCAVSAAQKDELVLEGNDIELVSNSAALIQQATTVRKKDIRKFLDGIYVSEKGTVVEQQED
- the rpl9 gene encoding large ribosomal subunit protein uL6 isoform X2, translated to MKTILSNQTVDIPGNVEVSLKGRTVVVKGPRGVLRREFNHINLELSLLGKKQKKLRVDKWWGNRKELATVRTICSHVQNMIKGVTLGFRYRMRSVYAHFPINVVIQENGSLVEIRNFLGEKYIRRVRMRQGVSCAVSAAQKDELVLEGNDIELVSNSAALIQQATTVKNKDIRKFLDGIYVSEKGTVVEPES